The Dyadobacter sp. 676 DNA window CTCGTAAATGTCGATACCGGAGCTTCCCGCGTTCTTCAGGTTCAAAGTTCCGAGATCTTCGTCGGGCTCGCGGTCGCCATCGATCGTCGCTTTCAATTTGCCCGTCACAACTTCCGAGGTAAATTTGTCAAGCTGAATGATAATGGTTGCGTCTTCCAGCGAACGCTCGTCACCGTCAACTTTAAGCTTCGTCACTTTATAGCTTCCCGCCACTTTCGAGCTCAATTCCGGGGATACGTCCTTGTCCTTGTCTTCGCAGGCGAACATCAATGTGCTGAGCAACAACAGAGCGAAAATGTTTCTCAAAAATGTAATCTTTTTCATGGCTGTATCTGATTTGAAATGGATAATGGATGAGATAATTTTTGCCTTTCGACCTTACAAAGGTAGCCTCCCCGGGAGCGGGAGATCAATCCTATAAATGCATGATTTTTCGAAAATCATATGTTTATAGGATATTATTAAAAGGTTTTATTTCAGACTTTTGCCACTGTAATTTTCCAGTCCATTCTACTCTCCGGGTCCGATGAAATTATATTTGAGAGCACTCTTACTTACCTTTTTTTACAGCGCGGCATTTGCACAAAACCCAGATCCCGCTGCCATTCTGAAACGCATTCAGACCAGCAAGCAAGACACTAACCGGGTGCTTGCCTACATTGAATACGGGCAATATCTCGAGAATCAGAACCTGGACAGCGCCGGTAAATATTACCTCAAGGCCGACGCCCTGAGCGAGCAGCTGAACTACGACACGGGCCGGTTCAAGTTCCGCTCCAACTACACTTATATCCTCAACTTGCAGGGGAAATTCGAAGAAGGACTGAAACTGAACCGCGAGAGCCTGGAAATCGCCAGAAGAATGAAGCATCAGGTCAATATCGGCAAGAGCCTTGCCAATATCGCCGCGAGTTACACCTATATGGGGAACTTCACCGAGGCTATCAAATACTACCAGCAATCGGCCAGTCAGTTCGACAAGCTGGGGATGAAGGAGTTCCTTCCAAGGCTTTACATCAGCATTGGAACGGCATTCGAGCATGCCAATCTTTTCAACAAATCATTGGTATACAAGCAGAAAGCATTGCAGCTCGCGCGACCGATGAAGGATAGCCTGCAACTTGCGGATATCCTGACGAACATCGGCGGTTGCTATTTCAATCTGAAAAGGTACAACGATGCCCTCGCGCATTTCAAGGAAGGTCTGAAAGTGGCTGAAAATATCCGTTCCGACATCTTCGTCACCCAGGCTTACGCCGGCCTCTGCCGCACAAACCGCCTCTTGAAGAACCTCGACGCAGCATGGGAATACGGCCGGAAGGGGCTTGACCTTGCCCGGAAAACCGGCAATGTTTTTCTCGAACTCGACTGTCTGCGTGCTTTGATGTTCCTCGCGGAGGACAGCAAGAAAATCGATTTATCGGCCAAATACACGAAAGAAGCGCTCACCATCGCCGAGGCGAACAACATGACCGACCACCTGGTAGAACTTTATGAAGATTACGCGACCGACCTCGCCCGGCAGAATAATTATAAGGGTGCTTACGATTACCTGATGAAATATTCGATCCTGAACGACTCCATCCAGGGAATAGACGTGCAAAAGCAATTACAGGAGCTCGACACCAAATACCTGACCGCGCAGAAGGAAAAGCAGATCGTAACGCTTGAAAAAGAGAAACAAACCCGCAACACCCTGATATATGGCCTCATTGCCGGGCTCGTTGGCCTGCTCGTAATCGCGATATTGGTTTACCGCAACATCGCATTTCGCAAACGCGTGGCCGAACAGGAAGTACTGCGTTTGCAGCAGGAAAAACAATTGGTCGCCACCAATTCCATTCTGAAAGGGCAGGAAGAAGAACGTACCCGCGTGGCCCGCGACCTGCACGACGGCCTGGGCGGATTATTATCTGGTATCAAACTAACTCTGAATTCCGTGAAAGGAAATGTAATCCTGCCCGAAGAAAGCGCTATGACGTTTACCAGGGCCCTGACGCAACTCGATGGCGCCATCAGCGAAATGCGCCGCGTAGCCCACAGCATGATGCCCGAATCGCTTGTGCGGTTCGGATTAATCGACGCGCTGAGCGATTTTTGCGACGGCATCAGCGCTTCCGGCCGGTTGAAAGTAAATATGCAGGCCTTCGGCTTTGAAGACAAACGCCTCGATTCGCAGGTGGAAGTCGTCCTTTACCGGATCATCCAGGAGCTGCTCAACAATGTGCTCAAATACGCCGAAGCCACCGAAGCGCAGGTGCAGCTTACTTGGGTTGAAAACCACGTGAGTGTAACCGTAGAAGACAATGGAAAGGGCTTCGACGTCAAAAACCTCGAACAAAACAAGGGTGCCGGCCTCCGCAACGTCCAGGCCCGCGTGGACTATCTGAACGGTACGCTCGACATCCAGTCGAAGCCGGGCGAAGGAACCTCGGTACTGGTTGAAGTCGTACTTTAATTATCGCTCCCAACGCCAGAAATGGCTTTAATCCCAATAAAAAAGAACTTATGAGTGTCAGAATCCTCATCGTCGACGATCACCCGCTGGTATTGGAAGGACTGAAGTCGCTGCTCGCCGACGCGGAAGGCGTACAGGTCGTAGGAACGGCCACCAATGCCATCGAGGCCATTGCATTCCTGAAAAACAATGAAGTGGACATCGCATTCCTCGACATCAACCTTCCCGACATCAGCGGCATCGACCTTTGCAAAAAAGTAAAAGACCAGTTCCCGGAGGTCAAAACGCTCGCATTAAGCACATTCAACGAACGCGCCTACGTATCGCGCATGATCCAAAATGGCGCCTCAGGCTATTTGATCAAGAGTTCCGGCAAGGAAGACATCCTCGAAGCCATCGCACAGGTGCAGGCCGGCGGGTATTTTATGAATGTGCAGTTCGATCAGGTAACGCCGGCCACGGCGCCGAAAACCGTTCCTTTTTTGACAAGGCGGGAAAAAGAAGTGCTCTTATTAATCGCGGAAGGACTTACCAACCCGCAGATTGCCGAACAGTTATTCGTAAGCGTAACAACGGTGAACAGCCATCGCCAGAACTTGCTCATCAAGTTCGAGGTATCGAATACGGCTTCGCTCATCAAGCTGGCTGCCGGCCTGGGGTTGATCTGACAATGCCGCTTGTGAGTGAACGCAATGTCCGAATGTCATCGGGACCGGATTTTCGGGTGTTGCCGTCTTCGGTCTTTTTGACAGCGTCCGAAAGCATCCTGCCCCGATCCTCCGCGGATGGATCGGGGCTTGTTTAAAATCAGTTCGTTGCCAGGCTTCCAAACGGGAAAATAGCCGAGGAGACATGCGCCCGGTTCATAATCTGACCTAATTCTCTGGCCTTTTCTGGGAATTGCGGGGTCAGATTATTTTTTTCCTGCGGGTCTTTTGAGAGATCATAGAGCTCAACCAGCGCATCCGGATTACCGGCGGCTTTCAACCGGACCGCCTTCCAGTTGCCCTGGCGCACCGCCTGCCTGCCGCCTTGCTCGTGGAATTCCCAGTACAGATAATCATGCTTTTTCTGGGTTGGCTTGCCCTTCAATGCGTCGGTAAATGAAATGCCGTCGATATTGCGGGGCGCGGACGCATTTGCCAGCTCTGCGAAAGTGGGCAGAATGTCCCAGAAGGCGCCGATGTAATCGCTTTTGGAACCCGGCTTGATGACAGCGGGCCAACGAGCGGCGAATGGTTCACGAATACCACCCTCATACAAATCGCGCTTCACGCCGCGGAAGCCGGCACTGCTGTCGAAAAAATTCGGGTCCGCCCCTCCTTCGATGTGCGGGCCATTGTCGCTGGTGAAAATGACCAGCGTATTCTTATCCAGTCCTTTTTCCTTCAATTTATCCATCACCTGCCCCACGTACAGGTCCAGGCGTGCCACCATGGCCGCAAAAGTGGCGTGAGGAAATTCCTGCGATGCATAACCGCCACCGGTAGCCCCGGGGCCATAGTCGGCACCCTTGTATGGCTTTTCTCCGAATTTACCTTTATAGAACCTGAAAAGGCTGTCGTCCGGCACAACCAGCTCTGCGTGCGGCAGAATGTAGGGCAGGAACAAGAAGAACGGCTGCTTTCCGTCCTGTGCCTCCAGAAAAGCGATCGCCTTTTTCTGGATCAGGTCGGGGGCGTATTCCTTGTTGTTGATCAGCCCTTTATTTCCTTCCAAGAGTATTTTTTTGCTGTTATCCCAAAGGTGTTCGGGATAATAGCGATGTGCCAGGCTCTGGCAGTTATAACCAAAAAAACGGTCGAATCCCTGCTTGTTCGGGTCACCCTCCGAACCCACCGGGCCCAATCCCCACTTCCCGAAAGCGGCCGTTGTATATCCCGACTTTTTTTAGTATTTCCGCCAATGTGATCACCGAATCGGCAATGGGTTGCTGGCCTTCCGGTTCCACACTTTTGTTGCCGCGAATGTAGGTATGCCCCGTGTGCTGGCCCGTCAGCAGCGACGACCGCGAAGGCGCGCATACGGAGGTACCCGCATAGAATTGACTGAAAATCATCCCTTCCCGCGCGAGACGATCGATGTTGGGTGTTTTAATAAGTTTTTGCCCGTTAAAACCGACATCGCCATAGCCGAGGTCGTCGGCCAGGATAAATACGATATTCGGACGTGCCGGTTTAGGTGTTTGGGCTGGGGAATGATGGCAAAGAAACGACGTGGCAAAGAGGGCAACCAGCAAAAAGTACTTTTTCATTATGGAGTAGATTAATACACTTCAGAAAGACATTGCAATCCCGGGAATACTTGGATTTAACTTGGTAGCTGTATCTTTGTTTCCGATACCCTACGACAGCCCGGACGACCGGCATGAATTGACAACCACCGAAAATTCCGGCAAGTCGCGCCTGGACTGTCTCTTAGGGTATCGGAAAGCAGATATGTTTCTGAATATTGCTAATCGGGAGATCGACGTAATCTACTTGTTTGATAGACAAAGTAAAGATAAATACTTTGAACAAGCAAATGCTAATAGAAAGAATTTGCGATTTTACCGGTGATTTCTGAGACTATTTTAGCAGTCTGACAGAATAATTGTCAAATTTCCCGTCGTCGGTCAGCAACCACAAATCTTCCACTTGTGATTGCGCAATCAGCAACTGTCGAAAGGTTCTTTATGAATCAATGGAAGCTGCTGATACACACCCAATGCGGGATTTTGATATCGATCAGTTGAACTTCCGCTGGCACCAGACGATCAATGGGATTGGGAATAGTAAGTTTCAGTAAGCCAGCTTTAATGGCGATTTCCCAAAGTGAACCCATACTGAAAAACAGCTCGTTTTGCTTGTTTTCGATCAGGTCGATTTGCGTTTGGCTAAGCCTTTCGTCGTCAGTCAGAAACCAAAGAAGGATGTGAGTGTCAAGAAGTATTCTCATTCGAGCGCATTAAAATCCGTTAGTTCATCCGTGAAGTTATCGGGAACGCGAGATATAATGCCTTTGCCTGAGCCTCTTTTCAATTCAAGTTTCGCTGCATTCGAAGACTCCTGAAACAGGTGATAGGCCCATTCCAGCTTATCCTTGAAATCCTTGTCGTGCAAGGCTTCCAATTGCTTTTTAAGCAATTCGTTTTCCCTCTTCAATGCGTCGAAATCTTTTTGAGAAATAACAGGAGTACCCATGGCTTTTGAATTTACATATGAGTAAATTTAAGATAAGTATCCCTGAAATACAACATCACTTTTTAGCGACTCGGAAAGGCGGTAATCTTGCCGATGTTTTGCACACGTCCGCTGGCCCTTACTTTCCAAATGTCATATTTTTTCTGCATATCCAGCCAAAATTCGGCACTCACACCAAACCCTTTCTCCAACCTGACCGCCATCTCGGCCGATATGCCCGCCACCTCATTGACCACTTCGGAGAGCTGCTTGCGGCTAACATTCAATTCCTTTGCGGCGCGGGTTACCGAAATCTTCATTTCTTTTAATATATCCTCGCGCAACACCGCGCCCGGGTGCACAGGTTTCATTTCACTTTCCATAACGTTCAATGATAATCGACGTAGTCGATTTGTATACATTACCATCTTCAAACCTGAACAGCACCCGATAATTCCCGGTGATCCAAACTGACCAAAAGCCTTCCAACCTACCTGAAAGTGAATGCAATCGATATCCGGGAATGGCTCTGACAGGTTCAAGGTTTTTGGCCGTGTTTAAAACCGAGAGGATACGTTTGAGCTTCTCGATTTGCTCAGGTGGCAACTTCGATGCATCGTCCTTTTCCCAAAGCAGCCTGAGCCCTTTGTGGTTGAAAGTCTTAATCATATTAAAGATAGTACGTAACCTCGAAGGTTACAAATTTATCAACAGCAATATGATCGTTGTTGCTGATAAATTCCATCTTCTATTTCCGAACGGCACGCCCTATCTCCCGAACGTTCTTCCCTGTCTTATGCTGCAAATCATCACCCATGTCTTCACGGGCTGCATCGGCGATCTTTTCGAGTTCCGCCACTATTTCCGGGTTCTGTTCCAGCACGTCATACCGCTCGGACGGATCGCGGGCGAGGTTGTATAATGCCTTCGGGTATTGATGATCTTCCGGCGCCGGGCCGGGCTGACCGTTTTTACCCGGCAATGACCCCTCGTACGTGCGGCCGGGATGCGCGAACACGAGTTTCCAATTGCCTTTCCGAACAGCTTCGAGGCTGTTTTTGCGGTAGTAATACAAAAAGGTTTCCCGCGGCGTCTGGCTTTCGTCGCCTTTGAGCAATGCGCTGAAATCGACGCCGTCGATTTTTTCTTTCGGTAATTTCGCGCCGGTGAGTTTGACGATCGTCGGGAGGACGTCGAGTGTGGACAAAAGCTTGTTGGAAACCCTTCCGGCCGGAATAACGCCCGGCCAGCGCATAATGCAAGGTTCCCGTTGCCCGCCTTCGAAGGAGGTTCCTTTACCTTCGCGGAAACCTCCGGCAGAACCGGCATGGTCGCCGTAATTCAACCACGGACCGTTGTCGCTGGTAAAAATTACAAGGGTGTTATTATCCAGGCCCTGCGCCTTCAACTCCTTCATGATCTCCCCTACCGACCAGTCGAGTTCCATCATCACATCGCCGAAAATACCTCTTTCGCTTTTACCGCGGAACTTCGCGGACGCGGCCAGGGGCACATGTGGGAGCGGATGCGGCACGTACAGGAAGAAGGGTTTGCTTTTGTTTCTTTTGATAAACGAGATGGCCTTTTCGGTGATTACGGGCGTCAGTTCACTGGCATCTTCCAGGTTTTTGATCTCTTTTACCTGCTTGTTACCGTCGATCCAGTGAAGCGGCGGATATTTTGCGCGCTCCTGCCACGGGTGCAACGGCCACATGTCATGCGAATAAGGCACGCCGTAATATTCGTCGAAGCCCTGTTGGAGCGGTAAAAATTCCTGGTCGCTGCCCAGATGCCATTTACCGAAAATACCGGTTGCGTAGCCCTGCGCCTTCACGAGTTCGGCAATGGTCTCTTCTTTGGGGTTAAGCCCAAGCCCCGCATTCGGCCCGAACGCCCCTGATATGCCCAGGCGGTTGGGATAACAACCCGTAAGTAATGCGGCACGGGAGGCGCTGCAAACCGCCTGCGCGGCCATAAAATTGGTGAACCGGGTACCCTCCATGGCCATTTTGTCGAGATTAGGCGTCTTATAGCCTAATGCGCCGTTTACGGAAAGGTCGCCATAGCCGAGGTCGTCGATGAAGAACAGGACGATGTTGGGTGTTTTCGCCGCCGGTTTGCCGGATTGAAAGGCCATCAGAAGGCAAAGGCCCGTTGTGACCAGCAGCAGGGAGAGTATTCTAAGCATCTTGCAAGGTTTGGTTTTAGGTAATATCAGCGCAGTATGGCGCCAAGCTCCCGCCTGGTACCGTACTGCGCTGTTTGCTCAAAATTAATTACCAGTTCGGATTTTGTTTCAGGTTCGGGTTCAAATCGCGCTCCTTTTGCGGGATCGGCCAGAGGTAATGGCGGCTCGCATCAAAAACACGGTCCGAAGAGGCAGCCTGCACCGTAACCAGCTTGCCGCTGGCATCCGGGTAAGTAATGCCGAACACCGGACCATTCATTACCTGCTCCCCGATTTTCCATCGACGGATGTCATACAACCGCTGTCCCTCGAAAGCCAGTTCCACCGTCCGTTCGCGCCGGACGATTTCGCGCAACGCAGCCTGGGCGGTTGTCGTTACCGAAGGCTGTTTCACATCGGTACGGCCGTTTCTTACCTGATTAATGGCCGCCAGCACGCTCGCATCGATTTGCCCCAGCTCGATTTTCGCTTCGGCATAAGTCAGCAGCACCTCCGCGTAACGTAGCAGGATAATGTTGATGCCGCTATTGCCGGGATTCGCGAAATCTTCGGCATTGATATACTTTTTAATATTAAAACCAGTGGTAGAAGCGATGTAAGTGCTTCCGATCGCATCGGCGGTGCCACTGGTCGGGCGGGGCTGGAAAGTAATACCGCTGGGTAATGCGTCGCCTTCGAGGAATACCGAAAATTTCAGGCGCGGGTCGCGATTGACATAAGGTTTCGCCGGATCGTAGCCGCTCGAAGGATCGGTGATTTTCTTGCCTTCGAGTGTTTCATAGGTGTCTACCAATGCTTTTGTCGGCACATAGGTACTTTGCGCATTTTTCTGGCTGTACGGGGCGAGCAAGTTGAAGACGTTGTTCGGATAAACATCCTTCAAATACTGTTTGTCCAAAAGCACTTCCTTGTTGTTCTCCGCGGCGTAGCTATACAGTTTTTCATAGGACTCATTCAAACCATACACTCCGAGCTTGATCACCTGATCGGCGGCATCGGCAGCTTTCTGGTAACGTCCCGCGTACAGGTCCGCACGCGCGAGCAAGCCTAATGCGGCACCTTTCGTAAACCGGCCTTTATCTGCGGCACCGTAAGTAGCCGGCAACAATGCAGCAGCTTCGGTCAGTTCTTTTTCCACAAAATTCCAGATTTCCTCGACCGGTGTGTTGGTCAATGCGCGGCCTTCATCGATACTGATCGACGACGTTACCAGCGGCACCGGACCAAACAATCCGGCGAGTTTCAAATAATGGTAAGCCCGTAGCGCCTTTGCTTCGCCTTTGAGCTGATTGATCAATGCAGCATTAGTGCCCGGCACTTTATCGACGTTTTCAAGGAAATAATTTACGCCGCGAATGCCCCGGTAAGCCCTTTTCCACTCTTCATATATCACCGAACTCGTAGCGTCATAACTTCCGGCCTCAACGTAAGCGGCCACGTTGAAGCTCTGGTTGGTGTGCGCGAGATCGGTAATGCCGTCCCAGGTTACGGCGGTCGTGCTGTCCAGATCGGTGTAGAGGGAGTTAACGGCAAGTTTGGCGTCGTTTTCGGTTTTCCAGAACAAATCTTCTGAAAGCCGGTCGTTGGGAACGGTTTCGAGCAGGCCCGAATCGCAGGAGGACAGACCAAGCATCAATGCCGTAATTCCTGCGTAAATGGTATGTTTAAATGTACTTGTTTTCATAAATGTGATCAGAATGAGAGGTTCAAACCAAATGTGTACAATGCGGTTTGCGGGAAATAAACGGCACGGCCGGACGGTACTTCGGGGTCGAGGTTCCATTCATTCAGCTTGGAAAATGTCAGCAGATTGGTAGCCGAAGCGTAAACACGGATGCGGCTTACCCTAAGCTTGCTCACGATGTCCGCCGGAATATTGTACGCGAGCTGCACGTTTTTCAGGCGCAGGTAAGAACCGTCGATCACCAGCCGGTCCGAAGTCGCCACATTTCGAAGGTCGAACTTCACCGGGCGAGGGAAACGCGCCCCGGGGTTTTCGGGAGTCCAGTAATTATTCGTGTAAATCTCATGGGTGAAACCTTCCTGGTTGCCCATTTCCGCGAGTGCACCGGCCAGGCGTGCATCTACTTTCGCCGCTCCCTGAAACAATATGCTCAGGTCGAAACCCTTGAAAGAGAAATCGCCGTTCAGGCCAAATGTGTATTTCGGGAATGAGTTACCGATCACGGTCATGTCGTCGGCGTTGATCTTGCCGTCGCCATTCCGATCCACATATTTTACGTCGCCGGGCTTGGTATTGGCGACGTAGGTTGCCTTGTACTCGGTAATTTCCTGCTGGGACTGGAAAAGTCCGTCGGTCTGATAACCCCACAGTGTGTTGATCGGCAGGCCTTTGGCGATGATATAACGCGGGTCGATATCAGAACCGGTGATGTACGGACCGGTGCCTTTCAAATCCACGACTTTGTTTTCATTAATACTCAAATTTCCTCCCAAACCATACCGGAAACCTGACGCACTCGCAGCGCCACGGTAGTTCAGGCTAAACTCCCAGCCTTTATTCTCTACCGAACCTGCATTCTGCGGCGGTGCTTTCAAGCCTATCGTGGCAGGGATGTCGAGGTTCAAAAGAATATCGTCGGTGAGCTTGCGATAGTAATCGGCGGTTAACGCCAACCGCTTGTTCAGAAATACCGCATCGATACCGAGGTCGAGTTGCGTGGTAGACTCCCAGCCCAGGCCGGTATTAGCCAGCGTCGTAGGGCGGTAGCCTTGCACCGGCACACCACCGAAGCTGTAACCGAGGGCCGTCAACGCCGAATAGTAGCTATACAAATCCACCGACTGGTTTCCGGTAATCCCCCACGAGCCGCGGAGTTTCAGGTCATTAACCGCTTTTTCCAGCCCTTGCCAGAAATTTTCCTTCGAAATGCGCCATCCCGCCGAGAATGAAGGGAAGAAACTGTATTGTTTTGAGCCGGTGAATTTGGAAGAACCGTCATAGCGGCCATTCGCCTCGAACAGGTATTTCTCTTTGTAATCATAATTTACCCGTCCGAAATACGAGCGCAGGCCATATTCGGCGTCGTTGCCGGAATTGCTTTTGGTACCGTCATTCGCGCCCTGACCGATCGACCCGATGTCATTGTTATAAAACCGCTCACGGTAGGCCGACAGGAAAGTCTGCGTATTGCCGATTTGCGAGTAACCCACCAACGCCTTCAAACCATGACTGCCAAAGCTTTTTTCGTAGGTCAGCAAATTATTGATCGTATACTCGCGCAGCGTGTTCCTGACTTCCGTGAGCGAATTGATGGCGACTGTTTTGGTAACGTTGGTATTCTTGTCGGTGTTAGTATATGAGTTGGTAAAGTTTTTCTGGTTGGTAAATGTGCCCCGGCCAGCGATTTGCGTGGAGAACGTCAATCCTTCCACAATGTCGAATTCAGCCTTGACATAACCCGCCAGGTAATCCGTCACTTGTCTTGACTGCCCCCCCGATTTCATTAAACATCAATGGGTTATTCCCCTGCGTGCTCAATCCATAAGTACCATCCGGATATTTGGGAACCGCCCACAATGTGCCGTGAAAGAAGTGATTCAAGGGTTGTGGGTTCTGTCCGGAATTGTTCACGGTGGGGTTCAATGCGCGGGCATAGCGGTAGTTGATGTCGCCGCTGACGCGAATGCGTTTCGAGACATTGTAGTCGGTATTCAAACGGAATTCGCCGATTTTATTGGAATAACCGGCAATTACCCCCTGCTGGTCCTGGAAACGGGCGCTCAACCGGGTGCGGATCATGTCAGTTCCGCCGGCTACCGAAATGGTGTGATTTTGCTGGGGAGCGGAGCGAAGCATCGTTTCGAACCAGGTATTCGGCATCGGGTATTTCTCCCGGTCGGTCGCATGAACGTACGCTTGAATGGATTCCTCTGTAAAACGCGCCGGAACAGCCAGGCCGGCATTCGTGTACGCAGCCACCTGCTCGCGCATGTAAGCCTCGATCCCCATCATTTTGGGCACGTTGTTGGATTTCTGAACGGCATAATAACCGTGGTAATCCACCTGTACCTTGCCGCCTTTGGCACGCTTCGTAGTGACGAGAATGACGCCATTGGTTGCGCGGGAGCCGTAAATGGCTGTCGAAGAGGCATCCTTCAAAACGGAAATCGACTCGATATCGTCCGGGTTGATATCGCTCAAACGCTGCTCGATGCCATCCACGATCACCAATGCATCGTTTTTGCCGAGATCATACCCGCTGGTACTGCTGCCGTTGATATTGAACGTGGTGATACCCCGGACCCGGATATTGGTATTCGACTTCCCCGGCGAACCACCTTGATCGAGCACGGTCACACCCGGCATCAGTCCCTGCATCGACTGCTGGATATTCGATACCGGCCGTTTGGTAATTGCTTCACCGCTGATCTGGGACACCGAGTTCGTGAGGGCATTCCGTTTCTGGGTGCCGTAACCCACCACTACGACTTCCTCCAACTGCTTCGTATCCGCAGCCAGCTTGATATCGATCGTGGCGCGGCCGTTCACGGCCACCTCCTGGGTAACGTACCCGATCCCGGAGAAAACAAGAATACCGTTCGATGGTGCATTGATTTCGTACTTACCGTCGGCGTCCGTGGAGGTACCGGTAAGCGTGTTTTTGACTACAATATTGACGCCTGGCACCGAACCATTGTCGGTTGCGGACGTTACGGTGCCTTTCACGGCGATGTTCTGGGCGAAGGCGCCGAGGCCAGGGAGCAGCAAAGCCGCAATCAGCAGGCCTCTGCTCAGGAGAGCGTTTCTGGATAGATTTTGGAACATAGTAATTAGTTAAAATGGGGCTGGGTTCAGACAATCGGGTACGTGCAAACGCAGTGCGGTCAGCGGGCCGCCGGAATCATTAAAGAAGAACAAATCGGAAATGGCTGTTACCGGCTAGCAGCGGCAACAACAGCGGAATAATTGGGAAAGATCCATGCGGCGGTTCAGGTTGGTGGTTGTCAATGGGCAAATCAATAAACTATAAATTCTATTAAACATATAGGCAAAGTAAAATAGCGAATCTGCAACAAGCAACCCGGGTTTACTTATTTTGAACAAATCGGGCGATTTTTAAAGATTACTGCTATTAATCATGTAAAAAATACAAAGGCGGCGATTATACTCACCGCCCGTAGATCGTTTGCAGGTATTGCTTTTGCAAGGTCGAGAAATACAACACGCCGCCGATCAGCACCGCCCAGATAAGGAAAAGCAGCGTGGGGTGCGGGAAATAATGGTAAGCCGTAATGAACACCAATGCGCCGCGGGCGAATTCGAGGTAAAACACCCAGCGGCGCTGTTCGAGAATGGCGCCACAGTTGATGAGTGTCACAAATAGCACCAGTGCGACCATCACTTGCAGAAAAGTTTCTTCCTGATGCTCGAAAAGAAGCAGGAAAAACAGCGTGGTCACGGTAACGATGAACTGCACCAAAACATACCGCCTGAATTTCTGTGACCGTACGCGCACTTTGTTTTTGGACAGAAAACGCTTTTCGACAATGCGTCTCACAGCCGGGTCGAAATCGGCCGGACTGCCGAAAATGACTTTCAGTTTCGCAGCAATGCCCTTTTGCTGCTGGGCGTAATACCAGATTTCAACGAGAAAATGGAAATGTTGCCATAGAAAGCTATAACTGTCGAGCTGCCTGGTGAGGCCGTAAACGGGCTCCTCTTTTTCCTCCGCGAATGTGCCGAAAAGTTTGTCCCAGATAATGAACATGTCCCCGAAATTCTTATCG harbors:
- a CDS encoding sensor histidine kinase, with translation MRALLLTFFYSAAFAQNPDPAAILKRIQTSKQDTNRVLAYIEYGQYLENQNLDSAGKYYLKADALSEQLNYDTGRFKFRSNYTYILNLQGKFEEGLKLNRESLEIARRMKHQVNIGKSLANIAASYTYMGNFTEAIKYYQQSASQFDKLGMKEFLPRLYISIGTAFEHANLFNKSLVYKQKALQLARPMKDSLQLADILTNIGGCYFNLKRYNDALAHFKEGLKVAENIRSDIFVTQAYAGLCRTNRLLKNLDAAWEYGRKGLDLARKTGNVFLELDCLRALMFLAEDSKKIDLSAKYTKEALTIAEANNMTDHLVELYEDYATDLARQNNYKGAYDYLMKYSILNDSIQGIDVQKQLQELDTKYLTAQKEKQIVTLEKEKQTRNTLIYGLIAGLVGLLVIAILVYRNIAFRKRVAEQEVLRLQQEKQLVATNSILKGQEEERTRVARDLHDGLGGLLSGIKLTLNSVKGNVILPEESAMTFTRALTQLDGAISEMRRVAHSMMPESLVRFGLIDALSDFCDGISASGRLKVNMQAFGFEDKRLDSQVEVVLYRIIQELLNNVLKYAEATEAQVQLTWVENHVSVTVEDNGKGFDVKNLEQNKGAGLRNVQARVDYLNGTLDIQSKPGEGTSVLVEVVL
- a CDS encoding response regulator transcription factor — translated: MSVRILIVDDHPLVLEGLKSLLADAEGVQVVGTATNAIEAIAFLKNNEVDIAFLDINLPDISGIDLCKKVKDQFPEVKTLALSTFNERAYVSRMIQNGASGYLIKSSGKEDILEAIAQVQAGGYFMNVQFDQVTPATAPKTVPFLTRREKEVLLLIAEGLTNPQIAEQLFVSVTTVNSHRQNLLIKFEVSNTASLIKLAAGLGLI
- a CDS encoding sulfatase-like hydrolase/transferase, translating into MGSEGDPNKQGFDRFFGYNCQSLAHRYYPEHLWDNSKKILLEGNKGLINNKEYAPDLIQKKAIAFLEAQDGKQPFFLFLPYILPHAELVVPDDSLFRFYKGKFGEKPYKGADYGPGATGGGYASQEFPHATFAAMVARLDLYVGQVMDKLKEKGLDKNTLVIFTSDNGPHIEGGADPNFFDSSAGFRGVKRDLYEGGIREPFAARWPAVIKPGSKSDYIGAFWDILPTFAELANASAPRNIDGISFTDALKGKPTQKKHDYLYWEFHEQGGRQAVRQGNWKAVRLKAAGNPDALVELYDLSKDPQEKNNLTPQFPEKARELGQIMNRAHVSSAIFPFGSLATN
- a CDS encoding sulfatase-like hydrolase/transferase; amino-acid sequence: MKKYFLLVALFATSFLCHHSPAQTPKPARPNIVFILADDLGYGDVGFNGQKLIKTPNIDRLAREGMIFSQFYAGTSVCAPSRSSLLTGQHTGHTYIRGNKSVEPEGQQPIADSVITLAEILKKVGIYNGRFREVGIGPGGFGG
- a CDS encoding type II toxin-antitoxin system VapC family toxin, translating into MRILLDTHILLWFLTDDERLSQTQIDLIENKQNELFFSMGSLWEIAIKAGLLKLTIPNPIDRLVPAEVQLIDIKIPHWVCISSFH
- a CDS encoding HigA family addiction module antitoxin, with protein sequence MVMYTNRLRRLSLNVMESEMKPVHPGAVLREDILKEMKISVTRAAKELNVSRKQLSEVVNEVAGISAEMAVRLEKGFGVSAEFWLDMQKKYDIWKVRASGRVQNIGKITAFPSR
- a CDS encoding type II toxin-antitoxin system RelE/ParE family toxin, translating into MIKTFNHKGLRLLWEKDDASKLPPEQIEKLKRILSVLNTAKNLEPVRAIPGYRLHSLSGRLEGFWSVWITGNYRVLFRFEDGNVYKSTTSIIIERYGK
- a CDS encoding sulfatase is translated as MAFQSGKPAAKTPNIVLFFIDDLGYGDLSVNGALGYKTPNLDKMAMEGTRFTNFMAAQAVCSASRAALLTGCYPNRLGISGAFGPNAGLGLNPKEETIAELVKAQGYATGIFGKWHLGSDQEFLPLQQGFDEYYGVPYSHDMWPLHPWQERAKYPPLHWIDGNKQVKEIKNLEDASELTPVITEKAISFIKRNKSKPFFLYVPHPLPHVPLAASAKFRGKSERGIFGDVMMELDWSVGEIMKELKAQGLDNNTLVIFTSDNGPWLNYGDHAGSAGGFREGKGTSFEGGQREPCIMRWPGVIPAGRVSNKLLSTLDVLPTIVKLTGAKLPKEKIDGVDFSALLKGDESQTPRETFLYYYRKNSLEAVRKGNWKLVFAHPGRTYEGSLPGKNGQPGPAPEDHQYPKALYNLARDPSERYDVLEQNPEIVAELEKIADAAREDMGDDLQHKTGKNVREIGRAVRK